A segment of the Pseudobdellovibrionaceae bacterium genome:
GTAATCCATAGGAAAAGCCTCTGCGATACTGCATGTTTTGGTTTTGCCACCGCCACAAGAAGTGAGGATGAAGCTGCTTGCAATCAAACAAAGTGCATTTAACTTTTTATACATATCTATATCTTCTTTGTTGCTGATTGTAAGTCAATCTTGTCTTTAGTCTTGGGCTGGTACGAGAGATGCACTTCAGGTTAAATATAGGCTAATTGAGACAGGCAGAATAGTATCGGGACATTTTGTCCCCATACTTGAAATTGGGACAAAGCCGAGGCTACAATGCCTTATGTAAGGGGAGCGTTTCGAGAGATTTAAAAGATTTTGATTTTTTTAGCTATGCTGGTTCGCAGATCTTGACATTTGGTGCGCCGAAAAGGACTTGAACCTTCACCCCGTTGCCAGGACCAGCCCCTCAAGCTGGCGTGTCTACCAATTCCACCACCGGCGCATTCACGTAGGCTTGAAGCTATATCATGAGTTTAAGACCAGTCAAATTTAAATTCACTTACACGAAGGATGATTCACAATCCCATCTTCACATTGTGCAAGGGTGTGGGTGCTTCTGAGATAGTCGCGCACTTTGGTCTCGTGCTTTTGCCCGCCAGAAATGTCTACGCGCACAAGCATAAAGCGATCGCCTTCTGTATCACATTTGCAAAAATGCGAATTAGTACTTGTGGGTGTTGTCGCCGCAGGCAGAGTGGAGTGGGAATGTCTTTTAAACGCAAAAGCCACATGAGCAGGCATAAGAATCAGTGCTAAGGCGATTAGATTTGTAAAAAACACAGACATTAGGATCTCCTTATCCTTACGTACAATGACACTAGTGGTTTTTTTCATTGCCTGTCAATGAGATCAAAGCCATAAGGTAAAAATCATAGTGTAACCCTGTCTTGGAGCCCAATTTGAGCCTGACCAAATCAGATTTGATGTTTGATTATCCCGAAGAGCTTGTGGCCGTTCGACCACAAAAACCTCCTCGTGTGTTATGGAAACAAAAAGACAAAGCCCCCCAAGAGATCGCTTTTTCAGACATAGCTCAAGTGTTTCGCGAGGGGGACCTTCTAGTGATCAATAAAACCCAAGTGCTGCCTCGACGACTCTTTGTGGGGGAGTTTGATATTTTGTTTCTGAATGCTTTAGACTCTCATACTTGGGAAGTGCTTTTCCCTGCTAAAAAATTTCATGTAGGCAGTCAGTGGAATTTGCCTGACGGGGTGATTTTGACTCTAAAACAAAAAGGCCGTCCGCAAGTGGTACAAACTAACGTAGAACTGACAGAAGAGTATTTTGCTCAATATGGAAGCTTTGCTTTACCCCCTTATATCCAACAGGCCCGTGGAGAGAGAAAACCTTTAGCAGAAGATAAGCAGTGGTATCAAACCAGTTGGGCTGAAGTGCCTGGAAGTTTAGCTGCGCCTACAGCCAGCTTGCATTTTTCCAAAGAAGATTTAAAAGCTTTGCAAAATAAAATTCAAATTGCAGAGGTGATCTTGCACGTGGGCCTTGGCACCTTCTTGCCGATCACAGCAGAGGATTTAAACGAACACGAAATGCACTCGGAATTTGTCGAAATTCCCAAACATACCTTAATGCTGATTGAAGAGACTAAGGCCCGAGGGGGAAGAGTATGGGCGTTAGGCACCACAGCCTTACGCGCTTTAGAATCTTACCCTAGGGGACATCTTCAAAAACTGACCACAGAGAGGGATGCAACAGAAAAAGTATCTATAGCTGTAGAATCTACCAAAGACAGCGTGCATGGTTTTACGAACTTGTTTTTAAAACCAGGAGACGAGTTCCTAGTTTGCGATGGCCTTCTGACCAACTTTCATCAGCCTGGCTCCACATTGATCTGCTTGGTGTCGGCTATGGCAGGGTATAAAGAAGTGATGAGTGCCTACGAATGGGCTATAGAAAATAAGTTTCGTTTGTTTTCTTATGGTGATCTTAGCATTTGGGAAAAATAGAAATCTTTACTGTTCACTTGAGTGATCGCGTCCCACCTTCTCTTCAGCGTTAAAAAATGAAAGACTATAATGTAATAAAGCCCCCAGAATTTGGTTCTGCGGGCTTGCTCACTAAAACTAAAGTGGGGTCAAAATTAAGCAGCAGTTTTTTTCACAGCTGGGAATAGTATTCCTCGATCTAAAAAGCACTTTTCGCAGGCCTTCCAAAAGCTTTCTTTTAACTTGGCTTCTTTTTCATTAAAGCGAATTTTTGGAAACTGGTTGCCTTCGAAATTGATGGCAAATTGATTGGCGTTGCAGACGCGGACTACTTTCATTAAAATATT
Coding sequences within it:
- the queA gene encoding tRNA preQ1(34) S-adenosylmethionine ribosyltransferase-isomerase QueA translates to MSLTKSDLMFDYPEELVAVRPQKPPRVLWKQKDKAPQEIAFSDIAQVFREGDLLVINKTQVLPRRLFVGEFDILFLNALDSHTWEVLFPAKKFHVGSQWNLPDGVILTLKQKGRPQVVQTNVELTEEYFAQYGSFALPPYIQQARGERKPLAEDKQWYQTSWAEVPGSLAAPTASLHFSKEDLKALQNKIQIAEVILHVGLGTFLPITAEDLNEHEMHSEFVEIPKHTLMLIEETKARGGRVWALGTTALRALESYPRGHLQKLTTERDATEKVSIAVESTKDSVHGFTNLFLKPGDEFLVCDGLLTNFHQPGSTLICLVSAMAGYKEVMSAYEWAIENKFRLFSYGDLSIWEK